A window of the Vitis riparia cultivar Riparia Gloire de Montpellier isolate 1030 unplaced genomic scaffold, EGFV_Vit.rip_1.0 scaffold540_pilon_pilon, whole genome shotgun sequence genome harbors these coding sequences:
- the LOC117910012 gene encoding glycine-rich protein DC7.1-like isoform X1, which yields MAYSKAFLLLGLLCAVVLVLSSEVSARELAEAAQTQGSVEEAKHWGHGHWHGHWGHGDGHGHGHRHGHHGKPGHGGAAETEENESEAGEN from the exons ATGGCATACTCCAAGGCTTTTCTCCTTCTTGGCCTTCTGTGTGCTGTCGTTCTTGTCCTCTCCTCTGAGGTGTCAGCTAGAGAGCTAGCTGAGGCTGCTCAAACCC AAGGGAGTGTGGAAGAAGCTAAACACTGGGGACATGGACACTGGCATGGACACTGGGGACATGGAGATGGTCATGGTCATGGCCACAGGCATGGACACCATGGCAAACCCGGACATGGTGGTGCTGCTGAGACAGAGGAAAATGAAAGTGAAGCAGGCGAGAATTAG
- the LOC117910012 gene encoding glycine-rich protein DC7.1-like isoform X2, which yields MAYSKAFLLLGLLCAVVLVLSSEVSARELAEAAQTRSVEEAKHWGHGHWHGHWGHGDGHGHGHRHGHHGKPGHGGAAETEENESEAGEN from the exons ATGGCATACTCCAAGGCTTTTCTCCTTCTTGGCCTTCTGTGTGCTGTCGTTCTTGTCCTCTCCTCTGAGGTGTCAGCTAGAGAGCTAGCTGAGGCTGCTCAAACCC GGAGTGTGGAAGAAGCTAAACACTGGGGACATGGACACTGGCATGGACACTGGGGACATGGAGATGGTCATGGTCATGGCCACAGGCATGGACACCATGGCAAACCCGGACATGGTGGTGCTGCTGAGACAGAGGAAAATGAAAGTGAAGCAGGCGAGAATTAG